A section of the Drosophila sechellia strain sech25 chromosome 3L, ASM438219v1, whole genome shotgun sequence genome encodes:
- the LOC6610883 gene encoding collagen alpha-1(I) chain isoform X5, whose amino-acid sequence MARAALCMAVACIFLQCVYSAKFDEQNRRLILDIDDQKTTNRQYYSSNIDTNAYRYGYDVGKTGNFHHETRGPDGVTYGCYGLIDPYHLLRATHYVADAHGYRTVEPEKPVETFPPHLYSETNGGPSEPGIVLQWEELYFPIGCGKFANGAQHGVPFFLDDFKNKGGSNDAIPSFSANTIVIKGSDQKSLPIHKPTGPLVPQGTGIFGTDKGHSDLSHPGDQAPSFHSVNTLLPGSNNDGQYVPDSNPYVHVIGPNGGNGGNGGSGSGGGFGGNGGFGGVGGFGPNGPGGPNGPKGPKGPPGPPGPPGGLGPVGAGGGASGKPVYKDGDRTGLGGGSGIGSGDLISTGNGGGAGAGDRYISGNGGGVGAGDRYVTGNGGGVSAGDRYTTGNGGAAGSGDRYTAGNGGRYTTGNGGAVGDDRTGAGAASGFGIEASGQYRPDNEGTYTSTYTHTETGFPGAIPYTPDNGKYNGNGGRYNGINDGRYYHDDSGKYVHVEGPTGPPAPPYVHVVGPEGGYGGNGGKGDGGGVGPGGPGGPKGPGGPKGPNGPPGPPGPPGPPGPPGPKGPTKPGPFGPPGPPGPPGPTRPGPYGPPGPPGPPGPTRPGPPGPSPNDPRYSDKETPGYLPPNQPAKGPGYHY is encoded by the exons ATGGCGCGTGCAGCTCTGTGCATG GCCGTCGCTTGCATTTTCTTGCAATGCGTCTACTCTGCTAAGTTCGATGAGCAGAACCGTCGTCTAATTCTCGACATTGACGACCAAAAGACAACGAACCGTCAGTACTATTCGTCAAACATTGACACAA ATGCCTATCGGTATGGCTACGATGTCGGCAAGACCGGCAACTTCCATCACGAGACCCGCGGTCCCGATGGAGTTACCTACGGCTGCTACGGCCTGATCGACCCCTACCACCTCCTCCGGGCAACACACTACGTGGCCGATGCCCACGGCTACCGCACCGTGGAGCCGGAGAAGCCAGTGGAGACCTTCCCGCCACATCTGTACAGCGAGACCAACGGTGGTCCATCCGAGCCTGGCATTGTGCTGCAGTGGGAGGAGCTGTACTTCCCCATCGGATGTGGAAAGTTCGCGAATGGCGCCCAGCATGGCGTCCCATTCTTCCTAGATGAT TTTAAGAACAAAGGCGGCAGCAACGATGCGATACCATCGTTCTCAGCCAACACAATTGTGATCAAGGGCTCCGACCAGAAGAGTCTGCCCATCCACAAGCCCACTGGTCCACTGGTGCCGCAGGGCACGGGGATCTTTGGCACGGACAAGGGTCATTCGGATCTCAGCCATCCCGGCGATCAGGCGCCGTCCTTCCATTCGGTGAACACCCTGCTACCGGGCAGCAACA ATGATGGCCAGTACGTGCCGGATAGTAATCCCTATGTGCATGTGATTGGACCCAATGGCGGAAATGGAGGCAATGGAGGCAGCGGCTCTGGCGGCGGTTTCGGTGGAAACGGAGGATTTGGAGGCGTTGGCGGTTTCGGACCCAATGGCCCGGGTGGCCCGAATGGACCAAAGGGACCCAAGGGTCCTCCGGGACCACCGGGACCACCTGGCGGCCTGGGTCCGGTCGGCGCGGGAGGAGGAGCCTCAGGAAAACCGGTCTACAAGGATGGCGACCGTACTGGCCTGGGCGGCGGTTCCGGAATCGGTTCCGGTGATCTCATCAGCACCGGAAACGGTGGCGGTGCCGGTGCCGGCGATCGTTATATCAGCGGAAACGGAGGCGGCGTCGGTGCCGGCGACCGTTATGTCACCGGAAACGGTGGCGGCGTCAGTGCTGGCGACCGTTACACCACCGGAAACGGTGGTGCCGCCGGCTCTGGCGATCGTTATACCGCCGGAAACGGCGGTCGCTATACCACCGGAAACGGTGGCGCTGTTGGTGACGATCGCACGGGCGCGGGTGCCGCCAGCGGTTTCGGAATCGAAGCCAGTGGCCAGTATCGCCCGGATAATGAGGGAACCTACACGAGCACCTACACGCACACAGAGACCGGTTTTCCTGGGGCCATTCCATACACTCCAG ATAACGGTAAATATAATGGCAACGGCGGACGCTATAACG GTATTAACGATGGTCGGTATTATCACGATGATTCGGGCAAATATGTTCACGTTGAAGGCCCCACTGGACCACCGGCACCCCCATATGTCCACGTTGTTGGACCCGAGGGCGGATACGGCGGAAATGGCGGCAAGGGAGACGGCGGCGGCGTAGGCCCCGGAGGCCCAGGCGGACCTAAAGGACCTGGCG GCCCCAAGGGACCCAACGGACCCCCCGGCCCACCTGGACCACCCGGACCACCTG GACCTCCCGGACCCAAGGGACCCACTAAGCCTGGACCTTTCGGACCCCCGGGACCTCCCGGCCCACCTGGACCCACTCGTCCTGGACCATACGGACCTCCCGGACCACCCGGACCCCCCGGTCCCACTCGTCCCGGCCCACCAG GACCCTCTCCCAACGATCCTCGTTACTCGGACAAGGAGACGCCCGGCTATCTGCCACCAAACCAACCGG CCAAAGGTCCCGGCTATCACTATTGA
- the LOC6610883 gene encoding collagen alpha-1(I) chain isoform X3, translated as MARAALCMAVACIFLQCVYSAKFDEQNRRLILDIDDQKTTNRQYYSSNIDTNAYRYGYDVGKTGNFHHETRGPDGVTYGCYGLIDPYHLLRATHYVADAHGYRTVEPEKPVETFPPHLYSETNGGPSEPGIVLQWEELYFPIGCGKFANGAQHGVPFFLDDFKNKGGSNDAIPSFSANTIVIKGSDQKSLPIHKPTGPLVPQGTGIFGTDKGHSDLSHPGDQAPSFHSVNTLLPGSNNDGQYVPDSNPYVHVIGPNGGNGGNGGSGSGGGFGGNGGFGGVGGFGPNGPGGPNGPKGPKGPPGPPGPPGGLGPVGAGGGASGKPVYKDGDRTGLGGGSGIGSGDLISTGNGGGAGAGDRYISGNGGGVGAGDRYVTGNGGGVSAGDRYTTGNGGAAGSGDRYTAGNGGRYTTGNGGAVGDDRTGAGAASGFGIEASGQYRPDNEGTYTSTYTHTETGFPGAIPYTPDNGKYNGNGGRYNGINDGRYYHDDSGKYVHVEGPTGPPAPPYVHVVGPEGGYGGNGGKGDGGGVGPGGPGGPKGPGGPKGPNGPPGPPGPPGPPGPPGPKGPTKPGPFGPPGPPGPPGPTRPGPYGPPGPPGPPGPTRPGPPGPSPNDPRYSDKETPGYLPPNQPGKISKPPPSYSQVIEIEPPKTVYKPNYEQNNDYAIKKPSVTTKPPLTYIPPSFPNTPKPYVPAPVPAPQPPSQKITTTIVQPKVPAITIEKDKPLKSVTTPPVTTAISPVFVTPIRRTHRKAPLPQPQPPPPRTPIPIPPPLTLINNFPASMDKQTSAA; from the exons ATGGCGCGTGCAGCTCTGTGCATG GCCGTCGCTTGCATTTTCTTGCAATGCGTCTACTCTGCTAAGTTCGATGAGCAGAACCGTCGTCTAATTCTCGACATTGACGACCAAAAGACAACGAACCGTCAGTACTATTCGTCAAACATTGACACAA ATGCCTATCGGTATGGCTACGATGTCGGCAAGACCGGCAACTTCCATCACGAGACCCGCGGTCCCGATGGAGTTACCTACGGCTGCTACGGCCTGATCGACCCCTACCACCTCCTCCGGGCAACACACTACGTGGCCGATGCCCACGGCTACCGCACCGTGGAGCCGGAGAAGCCAGTGGAGACCTTCCCGCCACATCTGTACAGCGAGACCAACGGTGGTCCATCCGAGCCTGGCATTGTGCTGCAGTGGGAGGAGCTGTACTTCCCCATCGGATGTGGAAAGTTCGCGAATGGCGCCCAGCATGGCGTCCCATTCTTCCTAGATGAT TTTAAGAACAAAGGCGGCAGCAACGATGCGATACCATCGTTCTCAGCCAACACAATTGTGATCAAGGGCTCCGACCAGAAGAGTCTGCCCATCCACAAGCCCACTGGTCCACTGGTGCCGCAGGGCACGGGGATCTTTGGCACGGACAAGGGTCATTCGGATCTCAGCCATCCCGGCGATCAGGCGCCGTCCTTCCATTCGGTGAACACCCTGCTACCGGGCAGCAACA ATGATGGCCAGTACGTGCCGGATAGTAATCCCTATGTGCATGTGATTGGACCCAATGGCGGAAATGGAGGCAATGGAGGCAGCGGCTCTGGCGGCGGTTTCGGTGGAAACGGAGGATTTGGAGGCGTTGGCGGTTTCGGACCCAATGGCCCGGGTGGCCCGAATGGACCAAAGGGACCCAAGGGTCCTCCGGGACCACCGGGACCACCTGGCGGCCTGGGTCCGGTCGGCGCGGGAGGAGGAGCCTCAGGAAAACCGGTCTACAAGGATGGCGACCGTACTGGCCTGGGCGGCGGTTCCGGAATCGGTTCCGGTGATCTCATCAGCACCGGAAACGGTGGCGGTGCCGGTGCCGGCGATCGTTATATCAGCGGAAACGGAGGCGGCGTCGGTGCCGGCGACCGTTATGTCACCGGAAACGGTGGCGGCGTCAGTGCTGGCGACCGTTACACCACCGGAAACGGTGGTGCCGCCGGCTCTGGCGATCGTTATACCGCCGGAAACGGCGGTCGCTATACCACCGGAAACGGTGGCGCTGTTGGTGACGATCGCACGGGCGCGGGTGCCGCCAGCGGTTTCGGAATCGAAGCCAGTGGCCAGTATCGCCCGGATAATGAGGGAACCTACACGAGCACCTACACGCACACAGAGACCGGTTTTCCTGGGGCCATTCCATACACTCCAG ATAACGGTAAATATAATGGCAACGGCGGACGCTATAACG GTATTAACGATGGTCGGTATTATCACGATGATTCGGGCAAATATGTTCACGTTGAAGGCCCCACTGGACCACCGGCACCCCCATATGTCCACGTTGTTGGACCCGAGGGCGGATACGGCGGAAATGGCGGCAAGGGAGACGGCGGCGGCGTAGGCCCCGGAGGCCCAGGCGGACCTAAAGGACCTGGCG GCCCCAAGGGACCCAACGGACCCCCCGGCCCACCTGGACCACCCGGACCACCTG GACCTCCCGGACCCAAGGGACCCACTAAGCCTGGACCTTTCGGACCCCCGGGACCTCCCGGCCCACCTGGACCCACTCGTCCTGGACCATACGGACCTCCCGGACCACCCGGACCCCCCGGTCCCACTCGTCCCGGCCCACCAG GACCCTCTCCCAACGATCCTCGTTACTCGGACAAGGAGACGCCCGGCTATCTGCCACCAAACCAACCGGGTAAAATCTCGAAACCACCTCCATCCTACTCACAAGTCATTGAAATTGAACCACCAAAAACAGTCTATAAGCCGAATTACGAACAAAATAATGATTATGCTATTAAGAAACCATCCGTAACGACAAAGCCACCACTAACATATATTCCTCCTTCTTTCCCCAACACTCCAAAACCCTATGTTCCCGCTCCCGTTCCCGCTCCTCAACCGCCATCCCAAAAAATAACCACGACGATCGTACAGCCAAAGGTCCCGGCTATCACTATTGAGAAGGATAAGCCACTTAAGAGCGTTACCACACCGCCAGTGACAACGG CGATCAGTCCTGTGTTTGTAACGCCGATAAGACGCACTCATCGAAAAGCACCCTTACCTCAaccacaaccaccaccaccacgaaCTCCTATCCCAATCCCGCCTCCGTTGActttaataaacaattttccGGCTTCAATGGACAAGCAAACTTCGGCAGCATAA
- the LOC6610883 gene encoding collagen alpha-1(I) chain isoform X6, protein MARAALCMAVACIFLQCVYSAKFDEQNRRLILDIDDQKTTNRQYYSSNIDTNAYRYGYDVGKTGNFHHETRGPDGVTYGCYGLIDPYHLLRATHYVADAHGYRTVEPEKPVETFPPHLYSETNGGPSEPGIVLQWEELYFPIGCGKFANGAQHGVPFFLDDFKNKGGSNDAIPSFSANTIVIKGSDQKSLPIHKPTGPLVPQGTGIFGTDKGHSDLSHPGDQAPSFHSVNTLLPGSNNDGQYVPDSNPYVHVIGPNGGNGGNGGSGSGGGFGGNGGFGGVGGFGPNGPGGPNGPKGPKGPPGPPGPPGGLGPVGAGGGASGKPVYKDGDRTGLGGGSGIGSGDLISTGNGGGAGAGDRYISGNGGGVGAGDRYVTGNGGGVSAGDRYTTGNGGAAGSGDRYTAGNGGRYTTGNGGAVGDDRTGAGAASGFGIEASGQYRPDNEGTYTSTYTHTETGFPGAIPYTPDNGPTGPPAPPYVHVVGPEGGYGGNGGKGDGGGVGPGGPGGPKGPGGPKGPNGPPGPPGPPGPPGPPGPKGPTKPGPFGPPGPPGPPGPTRPGPYGPPGPPGPPGPTRPGPPGKPPSTHFNIRC, encoded by the exons ATGGCGCGTGCAGCTCTGTGCATG GCCGTCGCTTGCATTTTCTTGCAATGCGTCTACTCTGCTAAGTTCGATGAGCAGAACCGTCGTCTAATTCTCGACATTGACGACCAAAAGACAACGAACCGTCAGTACTATTCGTCAAACATTGACACAA ATGCCTATCGGTATGGCTACGATGTCGGCAAGACCGGCAACTTCCATCACGAGACCCGCGGTCCCGATGGAGTTACCTACGGCTGCTACGGCCTGATCGACCCCTACCACCTCCTCCGGGCAACACACTACGTGGCCGATGCCCACGGCTACCGCACCGTGGAGCCGGAGAAGCCAGTGGAGACCTTCCCGCCACATCTGTACAGCGAGACCAACGGTGGTCCATCCGAGCCTGGCATTGTGCTGCAGTGGGAGGAGCTGTACTTCCCCATCGGATGTGGAAAGTTCGCGAATGGCGCCCAGCATGGCGTCCCATTCTTCCTAGATGAT TTTAAGAACAAAGGCGGCAGCAACGATGCGATACCATCGTTCTCAGCCAACACAATTGTGATCAAGGGCTCCGACCAGAAGAGTCTGCCCATCCACAAGCCCACTGGTCCACTGGTGCCGCAGGGCACGGGGATCTTTGGCACGGACAAGGGTCATTCGGATCTCAGCCATCCCGGCGATCAGGCGCCGTCCTTCCATTCGGTGAACACCCTGCTACCGGGCAGCAACA ATGATGGCCAGTACGTGCCGGATAGTAATCCCTATGTGCATGTGATTGGACCCAATGGCGGAAATGGAGGCAATGGAGGCAGCGGCTCTGGCGGCGGTTTCGGTGGAAACGGAGGATTTGGAGGCGTTGGCGGTTTCGGACCCAATGGCCCGGGTGGCCCGAATGGACCAAAGGGACCCAAGGGTCCTCCGGGACCACCGGGACCACCTGGCGGCCTGGGTCCGGTCGGCGCGGGAGGAGGAGCCTCAGGAAAACCGGTCTACAAGGATGGCGACCGTACTGGCCTGGGCGGCGGTTCCGGAATCGGTTCCGGTGATCTCATCAGCACCGGAAACGGTGGCGGTGCCGGTGCCGGCGATCGTTATATCAGCGGAAACGGAGGCGGCGTCGGTGCCGGCGACCGTTATGTCACCGGAAACGGTGGCGGCGTCAGTGCTGGCGACCGTTACACCACCGGAAACGGTGGTGCCGCCGGCTCTGGCGATCGTTATACCGCCGGAAACGGCGGTCGCTATACCACCGGAAACGGTGGCGCTGTTGGTGACGATCGCACGGGCGCGGGTGCCGCCAGCGGTTTCGGAATCGAAGCCAGTGGCCAGTATCGCCCGGATAATGAGGGAACCTACACGAGCACCTACACGCACACAGAGACCGGTTTTCCTGGGGCCATTCCATACACTCCAG ATAACG GCCCCACTGGACCACCGGCACCCCCATATGTCCACGTTGTTGGACCCGAGGGCGGATACGGCGGAAATGGCGGCAAGGGAGACGGCGGCGGCGTAGGCCCCGGAGGCCCAGGCGGACCTAAAGGACCTGGCG GCCCCAAGGGACCCAACGGACCCCCCGGCCCACCTGGACCACCCGGACCACCTG GACCTCCCGGACCCAAGGGACCCACTAAGCCTGGACCTTTCGGACCCCCGGGACCTCCCGGCCCACCTGGACCCACTCGTCCTGGACCATACGGACCTCCCGGACCACCCGGACCCCCCGGTCCCACTCGTCCCGGCCCACCAGGTAAGCCCCCCTCTACACATTTCAATATCAGATGCTAA